From the Triticum urartu cultivar G1812 chromosome 4, Tu2.1, whole genome shotgun sequence genome, the window atttgaaaagttcaagcgatttcagagtgaagttaagaatcatcgtaacaagaagatcaaattcctacgatctgatcaatgagaatatctgagttatgagtttggcaaacacttaagacattgtggaattatttcacagttgaagccatcTGGAACACTACTAGgttatggtgtgtccggacgtcgtaatcgaaccctatgagatatggagcgatctatgatgtctcttaccaatctactgttttcattttgaggttatgcgttagagatgACATGTCGTGTTGGGCCCAAACCTTTTTGATTACGTGTCGTGCTGGGCAAAATTCTACGCCCACGGGCTGGACCGCATGGTACGGCCCATATGACACTTTAATACCGTCCCACAGGTCCGGCGGCCGGCCCATGAGAACAGATGGGAAATTGGCATGTGCTGGTTTGTGAGAGAAGTGCATGCCGCATTTTTCTCCAAGTGTTGTAATGGTGTTGCACCAGTTATAAAGGCCGACACAGCATGGCCGCGGGCCGGACCGCGTTCCTTTTCGGCCTTGTGGGCCTTCATGGACTTTGTTTTTTATGTAGATTTTTAAGAATAAAAACAGGAGAAAAATCTAAAAAATTAAGAAAAAAACAAGCCGGACAGGCTACGTACCGCACCAGCCGGCCAACAATTAATCTGTACTGTCATTTGATAGTAATTAGGGTGAACCGTAATTTGTTTCGTAGCTGAGAGTGAAACTGTTCAGATCGTGTGTGATAAAATCATCACCACTGAGAAGCGGTAACAACACCTTATGCAAGGTTGCAACCAAACAACGAGTATTATGTGCGTCTAATGCCATGCAGCCAACCAAGCGGCGGGTCAAATTTAATTCCCTCATGGAGCTAATTCATATGCTGGCAACCAAACCATATGCATACTGAGAATCACATGCAATGCGCTAAAAATCGATGCAGACAACCAAACATGCCCTTAATCGCGTGCCGTATATCAGGCACATGCCGGGCCAAATTTCCATGAGCACGGGCCGGCCCACGTGACACTGCCATATATATGGCCAGCTTTAATGCCGGCCCACGGGCCCGGCGGGGCCCGGCCCAAGAGAACCCAcccatgagagagagagagagagaaggaaagtGGCATGTGCTggtttgtgtgtgtgagagagagagcaTCCCGCATTCTTCTCGGTGTGTGGCAATGGCAATGGCGCGGGAGTGCGGGGGCGGCTCCTCCATTCCTGCATTGCATCCCatgaccaccaccaccaccacctccccctcccccccacacCCGCTGCTAAAAAAAGTAAGGGAGCTCCACAACCAGAGCGAGCCCAAGGAAATctcgccaccaccaccaccaccgcgtTGCTGTCGACGGACGGCAATGCTCGCTCGCCGTGGATTCGACCCTGCTCCGTAGGATTTCATTCATTTCCCCCCACAttccccgtcgccgtcgccgtcgcctgcTGCGGTGCGGTGGTGGTGCGGCCGCCGTTCGACCGGCACCGCTCGCATTCGGCCTGCCGCCGCGGGACGGAGTTGATGCGGCCGGCCTCCCTCTGATCTCTTCTCAtcgtcgccccgccgccgtcgcccaaCAATGGTATTCTATCAATCTTTCCCTCCATTGTATCCGTCGGATCAAAATCGGTTCTTGGCCCCAAATGCGACCCCTTTGGCGTGGCCTCAACAACTGTTTGATGAAATGCCCGGACGCGATCAATGCTTGTTGCTTCTTTTCTTTCTTCAATTCAATGCATGCAAGCCTTAATTCTACCATGTTTGTTCAAGGGAAAcgtacatacatacatacatccTTCAATGGGGTTTCTGCATTTGACACATCTTGTAATGCAGATTAATTTCATCCATAATAACTGATACAAGGGAATGTAGATTAATTTCTACGTACCATGCATACATGCCAGCATCAACCAGAACTAATGTCAATCTTGTCGTCTCTGCTGCAGGCATCCAAAACCAAAAGCCGCTTTGTCGTCGGCTCTCATGTCTGGATCGAAGATGCAGACGAGGCATGGATGGATGGCCAGGTGGAGGAGGTCAACGGGGAGGACCTTGTCATAAACTGCACCAACGGGAAGAAGGCCACCGTTAATCTCTCGACTGCCTTTCCCAAGGACACGGAATCCCCGCGTGGTGGTGTCGAGGATATGACCAGGCTCGCCTATCTGCACGAACCAGGAGTGCTCCAGAACCTCAAGTCCAGATACGCCCTCAATGAGATATACGTAAGTTGAGTCCCTCAACAAATTAACATCCAGGTTAATTTTCCATGAGCCAGTGGAATTCCATCATGAAAAATGCTCTGAGCAACTACGTACCTTCTTCATGTGCACAAAAGTACCTTTTTCATTTGAGATACTATTCATCTTCTTGCAGCTTCTCTAATGGATTAAATTCTTCTTCCAGACTTACACTGGGAATATTTTGATAGCTGTGAATCCATTCCAAAGACTCCCTCACCTCTATAACAACCACATGATGGGAATTTACAAAGGAGCAGAATTCGGTGAGCTGAGTCCCCATCCATTTGCTATCACCGATCGTGCGTATAGGTGCGTTCGTCCCCCACTGCCGCTGCAGTTTCTCAGATTCAACATTTTACCTGACAATAATAACCAATTCACACCCTATCTTTATTCTTCCCAGACTTATGATCAACGATCGTATCAGCCAAGCAATATTAGTGAGTGGAGAGAGTGGAGCTGGTAAGACAGAAAGCACTAAAAGTCTTATGCAGTATCTTGCTTTTATGGGTGGTAAAGCTAAAGCTGAAGGAAGGTCAGTGCAAGAACAAATCCTAGAGGTGCGTTTCTCAGTGCCCTTCTTTTGCACCCTTCCTTTACTGGTAGCACAAGCACACCTGGCAAGCTAAGAACCACTAAAAAAAGTGGTTAAGAAGCACTAGTATGTAGTAATTCACATTATGTTCTGACATGCTCTACTTACCTGACACAGTCCAACCCTGTTCTTGAGGCATTCGGCAATGCAAAAACAGTTAGGAATAATAATTCAAGGTAATGAACTAGTATTGATTTACTTACACAACTTCAATGTATTATCTTCATAGGATTTTTGCTTTACATCTTACCTTTCTTGATTCTGCAGTCGGTTTGGCAAATTTGTTGAGATTCAGTTTGACCAGTACGGGAAGATTTCAGGAGCCGCCATAAGGACTTATCTTCTGGAAAGGTCACGTGTCTGTCAAATATCTGACCCAGAAAGGAACTATCACTGCTTTTACATGCTGTGTGCTGCACCAGAAGTAAGATCCTGTTCACTATGGTCTTCTTCTGAATTTTCTTGGAACCACATTATTTATTTGTGAATTACTACATTTTGTTTAACTTATATTTTGTTCGCAACTGCTGTACAACAATTGACTACAATACCCACTAATCTGAAGCATATCCTATTCCGCACTGTAAAAACTCAAGATATTCGTAAAAACCTCAGGGCGCTCACGCATAAAGAGGCTAACCGCTACCGGCTGAAACTTTGCTTCTGCATTCTGTAAAATAGGTTTAAACATAATCATCTCAAGAAAGATATAGTTTCTCATGCATTTCTCGCAAGTAAATTGTTCTTTTAGAGATATTAGATTTTCAAATAAGATGAGTAGCAATTGTAAGATGGAACTAAGACATTAAGATGTTGATTTGCAACTGTAAATCATGTACTTAGCATTTTTATTGATTTGTTACATCATCTGGTCCGCCTTTTGTTATTTAACGTTGGGCAACCCTTTGTAAATTCGAGTGTTCTATATAAATCATATGTAGTGCACTGATCTATAGCTTTGATATTTGAATATGATTATCAGGAACGAACGAAATATAAATTGGGAGAGGCTAAAACATTTCGCTATCTCAACCAGTCTAATTGCATTGAACTTAATGGGTTTGATGACTCCAAAGAATATGTCGAAACCAGAAGAGCTATGGGTATTGTAGGTATGAGTAATGAGGAACAGGTACGACCAATTTCACCAGCAACCAGTTTTGTACATCAGCAGCAGAGGAACAGTCTTTTGACATACAATTTGACATGTCTTTTAGGATGCAATATTCAAAGTTGTAGCTGCTATTCTTCATTTGGGGAATGTAGAATTTGgagaaggaaaggaagaagattCCTCTGCACCCAAAGATGAGAAATCTCAGTTCCATCTTAAGACAGCAGCTGAGCTTTTCATGTATATATTTATTTAGTATTTTCTTTTGAATATTTTCAGAAAGTTCCTTCTTGCATACTCTTTATGAACAAACATTCACCGGCAAACATTCTGCAGGTGCGATGCAAAGGGTCTTGAGGAATCTTTGTGCAAGCGTGTTATGGCAACACGTGGAGAGAGTATTACAAAAAATTTAGATGCAAAGGGTGCAGCTCTTAGCAGAGATGCATTGTCTAGGATTGTTTACTCGCGCTTGTTTGATTGGTAAGTCTGGAAACCATCATTTTGGAAGGTTTCTTTGTGCTTCTGTATGTCTGGCGTAGACAAGATTAGTTATGAATA encodes:
- the LOC125553307 gene encoding myosin-14-like is translated as MASKTKSRFVVGSHVWIEDADEAWMDGQVEEVNGEDLVINCTNGKKATVNLSTAFPKDTESPRGGVEDMTRLAYLHEPGVLQNLKSRYALNEIYTYTGNILIAVNPFQRLPHLYNNHMMGIYKGAEFGELSPHPFAITDRAYRLMINDRISQAILVSGESGAGKTESTKSLMQYLAFMGGKAKAEGRSVQEQILESNPVLEAFGNAKTVRNNNSSRFGKFVEIQFDQYGKISGAAIRTYLLERSRVCQISDPERNYHCFYMLCAAPEERTKYKLGEAKTFRYLNQSNCIELNGFDDSKEYVETRRAMGIVGMSNEEQDAIFKVVAAILHLGNVEFGEGKEEDSSAPKDEKSQFHLKTAAELFMCDAKGLEESLCKRVMATRGESITKNLDAKGAALSRDALSRIVYSRLFDWLVNKINSSIGQDPDSKILIGVLDIYGFESFKTNRCLTALSNFVSI